The DNA segment GCCGGTACCCTGAAGTTGGTTCACCGTGGCCTGGGTATAGGAATCCCGGTACTGCATGTAGACCAGACTGGCCACCAGAATGACCGACGCCAAGACCAGCGACACAATCATCAGTGTCAGTCGGCTGCGAAAATCGAGCCGCTTGAGAATGCTCTTTGGCCGAGGGGGCGAAGCAGTTTCCCGCATTACGTAATTCCTGTGCTGGTCATTTGGACGATTTTCAATGGTCTTTCCAACGATATCGGCATTACAGACGCAGACTTGAGTCTAGAGCGTGGAGAAAACCGGGCGGGGAAGAATGGGCCGGTAGGGATTAAAGGCAGGATGGGCGGTGCTGGAGGGGCCAGTGCCCCTGGTCAGTGGGGGCCAGGCCCCCACTACCGATAGCCATGGAGACTCGTCTGAGGAATGTCTGACGTGGGATTTCCCGAGCGCCCATGCGCAGCAGGTGAGGGCTGCTGACCTGACAGTCCATGAGTTCGAACTGCCAGGCGGCCAACTGGGCATCCAGCCAGGCCATGGCGATCTTGGAACCATCCCGGCGCCGGCTGAACATGGATTCACCGAAAAAGACCCGGCCCAGGGAGATACCGTAAAGGCCGCCGGCCAGCTCGCCATCCATCCAGACCTCAATGGAGTGGGCATGGCCCCGTTGATGCAGTCTCGTGTAGGCCTCAATCATGGCCGGCGTGATCCAGGTACCTCCTTGATCGGGCCTTAGGTCCACATCGGCACAGGCATGGATAACCGATTCGAAGGCCTGATCCAGGCTCACCCGGTAGTTCTGCTGACGCAGGGTTCTCCGCAATCGGCGACTGATATGCAGCTGGCCCGGCTCAATGACCAGGCGGGGGTCCGGTGACCACCAGAGGATGGGGTTGCGATCATCAAACCAGGGGAAGATGCCCTGGCGGTAGGCCGCCAGCAGCCGCTCTGGAGAAAGATCCCCGCCGGCGGCCAGCAGGCCGTTGGGTTCCTCCAGGGCCTGGCTGGGGTCGGGGAACTCAGCGGGAGCCCCTTTGGGAATCCAGGGAAGCTGGGTCATGGGCCGAGCGCCTGTTCGCGGTGGAAGGGGAGATGGGCCCGGGCGCTGGCCATATAGGCGGCGTTATGGGCTCTTTCTTCCTCGGCGAAGCGGCTAACGGCGGCATGGAAGCGTGGGTCGGGAATCCAGTGCATGGAGCAGGTGGTCACCGGTTCGAAGCCGCGCAACAGCTTGTGTTCACCCTGGGTACCCGGATCAAAGTAATCCAGGCCGTTCGCAATGCAATATTCGATTCCCTGGTGGTAGCAGGTTTCGAAATGCAGGCCATCAAGTTCGCGGGTGCAACCCCAGTGCCGGCCATACAGGGTTCTCTCGCCGCGCAGGCAGAAAGCCAATGCCAGCAGTTCACCATTCCGGTCCCGACCTTCGATCAGTACCACGGAGTCGGATTGCTGCTGGCACAGCTGCACGAAGAAGGACTTGGGCAGATAAGGGGTTTGGCCCCGTCGCCAATAGGTTGCGGCATAGAGGGGATAGTATTCATCCCAGTCGAGATCACGCACGGCGTCCCCATCCTGCCATGTGAAGCGGATTCCAGCGTCCCGAACGGTGCGCCGTTCCCTTCGCAGGTTCTTGCGCTTCTTGGCGCGAAAGCGGCCCAACCAGTCGTCGAAACTGGTGTAGCCCCGGTTATGCCACTGGAAACGGCAGCCTTCACGGCGGATCCAGTGGCGTGCCTGCATGGCTTTGGCTTCATCCTCCCGGCAGAAGAGGGCATGGGCAGTGGAGCAGCTTCGTTGCCCGGTCTCTGCTTCCAGAGCCGCGATCAGGCGCTCTTGTTGTTGACTGTCTCGGGCAGGGATTCGTGGCCCTACCAGGGGGCTAAAGGGAATGGCGCTGACCAGTTTCGGGTAGTAGGCCAGCCCGTTCCGATGCCAGGCATCAGCCAGGGCAAAATCAAAGACGAATTCCCCGAAGGAGTGGCTTTTCTCGTAGAGGGGGAGGGCCGCGTTCAACCGTCCCTGGGCGTCATCCAGGCCCAGATGGCGGGGAATCCAGCCTGTCTCGGGGCTGGCGGCGCCGCTGCTTTCCAGCAGTCTCAGAAAACCATGCTGCATGGCCGGCTGGTCCGTTCCCACCAGCTGGTCCCAGTCCTCGGCGGGCACATCCGCCAAATCCATGGTCCGGATTGTGCCCGCCTCGGTGTCCTGCATTTCTATCAGGCCGCCTGGCCGTCTTTAACCGCCTGTGCTTCCAGGAATTTCTCGCTGTCCAGGGCCGCCATGCAGCCGGTGCCGGCCGAGGTGACCGCCTGCCGGTAGACATGGTCCATCACATCCCCAGCGGCGAAGACGCCGGGAATGCTGGTCTGGGTAGCATTGCCCTGGGTGCCGCTCTGGACAGTGAGATAACCGCCTTCCATGTCCAGTTGTCCCTTGAACAGCTCGGTATTGGGCTGGTGACCGATGGCAATGAAGACCCCCTGCACCTTGAGCTCTTCAGTCTTCTCGGGGTTATCCCGGTCACGGATGCGCATGCCGTTGACGCCCATGTCATCGCCCAACACCTCATCCAGGACCGAGTTCCACTTGAAGCTGACCTTGCCTTCTTTCTCCTTCTGGAACAGGCGATCCTGAAGAATGGCTTCTGCCCGCAGCTTGTCGCGGCGATGAACCACGGTCACGTGATTGGCGATATTGGACAGATACAGGGCTTCTTCCACGGCGGTGTTGCCGCCGCCCACCACGGCTACGTCCTGCTCACGGTAGAAGAAACCGTCACAGGTGGCGCAGGCGGAGACCCCCTTGCCCATGAAGGCTTCTTCGGATTCCAGTCCCAGGTATTTGGCCCGGGCGCCGGTGGCGATGATCAAGGCATCGCAGGTGTATTCACCCTGGTCACCCTTAAGCCGGAAGGGGCGCTGCTTGAGTTCCACTTCGTTGATGTGATCGAAGACGATTTCGGTCTCGAAGCGCTCGGCATGCTGGCGCATGCGATCCATGAGTGCCGGCCCCTGGAGGCCGCTCACATCCCCCGGCCAATTATCCACATCCGTGGTGGTCATGAGCTGGCCCCCTTGCTCCACGCCCGTTACCAGGA comes from the Natronospira proteinivora genome and includes:
- the aat gene encoding leucyl/phenylalanyl-tRNA--protein transferase, with the translated sequence MTQLPWIPKGAPAEFPDPSQALEEPNGLLAAGGDLSPERLLAAYRQGIFPWFDDRNPILWWSPDPRLVIEPGQLHISRRLRRTLRQQNYRVSLDQAFESVIHACADVDLRPDQGGTWITPAMIEAYTRLHQRGHAHSIEVWMDGELAGGLYGISLGRVFFGESMFSRRRDGSKIAMAWLDAQLAAWQFELMDCQVSSPHLLRMGAREIPRQTFLRRVSMAIGSGGLAPTDQGHWPLQHRPSCL
- the trxB gene encoding thioredoxin-disulfide reductase — its product is MSEAKHCRLLILGSGPAGYTAAVYAARANLNPVLVTGVEQGGQLMTTTDVDNWPGDVSGLQGPALMDRMRQHAERFETEIVFDHINEVELKQRPFRLKGDQGEYTCDALIIATGARAKYLGLESEEAFMGKGVSACATCDGFFYREQDVAVVGGGNTAVEEALYLSNIANHVTVVHRRDKLRAEAILQDRLFQKEKEGKVSFKWNSVLDEVLGDDMGVNGMRIRDRDNPEKTEELKVQGVFIAIGHQPNTELFKGQLDMEGGYLTVQSGTQGNATQTSIPGVFAAGDVMDHVYRQAVTSAGTGCMAALDSEKFLEAQAVKDGQAA
- a CDS encoding GNAT family N-acetyltransferase — protein: MQDTEAGTIRTMDLADVPAEDWDQLVGTDQPAMQHGFLRLLESSGAASPETGWIPRHLGLDDAQGRLNAALPLYEKSHSFGEFVFDFALADAWHRNGLAYYPKLVSAIPFSPLVGPRIPARDSQQQERLIAALEAETGQRSCSTAHALFCREDEAKAMQARHWIRREGCRFQWHNRGYTSFDDWLGRFRAKKRKNLRRERRTVRDAGIRFTWQDGDAVRDLDWDEYYPLYAATYWRRGQTPYLPKSFFVQLCQQQSDSVVLIEGRDRNGELLALAFCLRGERTLYGRHWGCTRELDGLHFETCYHQGIEYCIANGLDYFDPGTQGEHKLLRGFEPVTTCSMHWIPDPRFHAAVSRFAEEERAHNAAYMASARAHLPFHREQALGP